One stretch of Numenius arquata chromosome 8, bNumArq3.hap1.1, whole genome shotgun sequence DNA includes these proteins:
- the QSOX1 gene encoding sulfhydryl oxidase 1 codes for MWRRRRRARGGGGGEGGGGRWWPAVVLVLSLPAARPRELYTAADPLELLGAGAEGRLLGSPSAWAVEFFASWCGHCVHFAPTWRALAHDLREWRPAVMLAAIDCADEANQQVCTDFGITGFPTLKFFRAFSKKAEDGIRITNPSATVEDLRHAIITNLEQSQDAWPPSCPPLEPASTEEVRSFFQRNKDQYLALIFEKSDSFVGREVALDMLQYENVAVRRVLSSEEELVEKFGVTTFPSGYLLLRNGSFFRLPVHVEARSFYTYYLRTLSGVTRGSYKLNTTLGTSNETNTPQPKPADRSKVYMADLESALHYSLRVEAARAAALSGAQLAAFKCYVATLVKYFPGRPCVQTYLQSLDSWLRNWTEPELPRSTLKEAMKNNRDASHRAVLPTNVTWVGCQGSEPHFRGYPCGLWTVFHLLTVQAAQNGPDKELPLEVLNTMRCYVRHFFGCQECAQHFEAMAAQSMDRVASREEAVLWLWSHHNEVNARLAGGDTEDPNFPKLQWPPPDMCPQCHKEEQGVHAWDEQAVFTFLKAHFSPANIYLDYTEAEPVPIAGEGTGTRLGTGSLREEREKEKEEEEKEKETEDEMRALGRPGSSEPRRPSIVRRNPKLREAGEDIVDLDSFSEQHFKSQALRAAAGRRRRLSKRDTIALPRDAGVGRERRRAPGVLVREEEEEAGEGVRRTPWLRVLGLGFSRLDISLCVALYFLSSMCLLGMYTFFRLRTRARKGRPGFPLA; via the exons atgtggcggcggcggcggcgggcgaggggcggcggcgggggcgagggCGGTGGGGGCCGCTGGTGGCCGGCGGTGGTCCTGGTGCTGTCGCTGCCGGCGGCGCGGCCTCGCGAGCTGTACACGGCCGCTGACCCTTTGGAGCTGCtgggggcgggggcggaggggCGGCTGCTGGGCTCCCCCAGCGCCTGGGCCGTCGAGTTCTTCGCCTCCTGGTGCGGGCACTGCGTCCACTTCGCGCCCACATGGCGGGCCCTGGCACACGACCTCCGCG AGTGGAGGCCTGCAGTGATGCTGGCGGCCATCGACTGTGCTGACGAGGCCAACCAGCAAGTGTGCACCGATTTTGGGATAACCGGCTTCCCCACACTGAAG TTCTTCCGAGCTTTTAGCAAGAAGGCAGAGGATGGGATAAGGATTACCA ATCCCAGTGCCACCGTCGAGGACCTGCGTCATGCCATCATCACCAACCTGGAGCAAAGCCAGGACGCCTGGCCACCCTCCTGTCCTCCGCTGGAGCCAGCGAG cacagaggaggttcGCAGCTTCTTCCAGAGGAACAAGGACCAGTACCTGGCACTGATCTTTGAGAAGAGTGACTCCTTTGTTGGCAGAGAG GTGGCGCTGGACATGCTGCAGTATGAGAACGTGGCAGTGAGGAGGGTGCTGAGCAGCGAGGAGGAGCTCGTGGAGAAGTTCGGCGTCACCACCTTCCCCTCCGGCTACCTGCTCCTCCGCAACGGCTCCTTCTTCCGGCTGCCTGT GCACGTCGAGGCGCGCTCCTTCTACACCTACTACCTGCGCACGCTCTCGGGCGTCACCCGTGGCTCCTACAAGCTGAACACAACCCTTGGCACTTCCAATGAGACCAACACACCCCAGCCGAAGCCTGCTGACCG CTCCAAGGTGTACATGGCTGACCTGGAGTCTGCGCTGCACTACTCGCTGCGGGTGGAGGCTGCCCGCGCCGCCGCGCTGTCAGGAGCCCAGCTGGCCGCCTTCAAGTGCTACGTGGCCACGCTCGTGAAG TACTTCCCTGGGCGCCCCTGCGTGCAGACCTACCTGCAGTCCCTGGACAGCTGGCTGAGGAACTGGACGGAGCCTGAGCTGCCCCGCAGCACCTTGAAGGAAGCCATGAAGAATAACAGAGAT GCCTCCCACCGTGCTGtgctccccaccaatgtgacttGGGTGGGCTGCCAGGGCAGCGAACCCCACTTCCGTGGCTACCCCTGTGGGCTCTGGACTGTCTTCCACCTGCTGACTGTCCAGGCTGCCCAGAATGGTCCTGACAAAG agCTGCCGCTGGAGGTGCTGAACACCATGCGCTGCTACGTCCGGCACTTCTTTGGCTGCCAGGAGTGTGCCCAGCACTTTGAGGCCATGGCGGCCCAGTCCATGGACCGGGTGGCGAGCCGAGAGGAGGCCGTCCTCTGGCTCTGGTCCCACCACAACGAGGTCAACGCTCGCCTGGCAG GAGGTGACACGGAGGACCCCAACTTCCCCAAGCTGCAGTGGCCTCCACCGGACatgtgtccccagtgccacaagGAGGAGCAGGGGGTGCATGCCTGGGATGAGCAGGCTGTGTTCACCTTCCTCAAGGCGCACTTCTCCCCTGCCAACATCTACCTGGACTATACTGAGGCTGAGCCTGTCCCCatagctggggaggggacaggcacCAGGCTGGGTACTGGGAGCCTtcgagaggagagggagaaggagaaggaggaggaagagaaggaaaaggagacagaggaCGAGATGAGGGCTCTAGGGCGACCGGGCTCCTCTGAGCCACGACGCCCCAGCATTGTGCGGCGGAACCCCAAGCTGCGGGAGGCAGGCGAGGACATCGTGGACCTGGACTCCTTCAGCGAGCAGCACTTCAAGAGCCAGGCACTGCGAGCGGCGGCCGGCCGGCGCAGACGGCTCAGCAAGCGGGACACCATCGCCCTGCCCCGGGATGCTGGGGTGGGCCGGGAACGCCGGCGGGCTCCCGGTGTCCTGgtccgggaggaggaggaggaggctggggagggtgtGCGGAGGACCCCCTGGCTACGGGTGCTTGGCTTGGGCTTCTCCCGCCTGGACATCAGCCTCTGCGTTGCCCTCTACTTCCTCTCCTCCATGTGCCTCCTGGGCATGTACACCTTCTTCCGTCTCCGCACCCGTGCCCGGAAAGGCCGCCCCGGCTTCCCTCTGGCCTGA